A single genomic interval of Marmota flaviventris isolate mMarFla1 chromosome 14, mMarFla1.hap1, whole genome shotgun sequence harbors:
- the Kcns3 gene encoding delayed-rectifier potassium channel regulatory subunit KCNS3 encodes MVFGEFFHRSGQDEELVNLNVGGFKQSVDQSTLLRFPHTRLGKLLTCHSEEAILELCDDYSVADKEYYFDRNPSLFRYVLNFYYTGKLHVMEELCVFSFCQEIEYWGINELFIDSCCSGRYQERKEENHEKDWDQKSNDDVSTDSSFEESSLFEKELEKFDQLRFGQLRKKIWIRMENPGYCLSAKLIAISSLSVVLASIVAMCVHSMSEFQNEDGEVDDPVLEGVEIACIAWFTGELAIRLVAAPCQKKFWKNPLNIIDFVSIIPFYATLAVDTKEEESEDIENMGKVVQILRLMRIFRILKLARHSVGLRSLGATLRHSYHEVGLLLLFLSVGISIFSVLIYSVEKDDHTSSLTSIPVCWWWATISMTTVGYGDTHPVTLAGKIIASTCIICGILVVALPITIIFNKFSKYYQKQKDIDVDQCSEDPPEKCHELPYFNIRDIYAQRVHAFITSLSSVGIVVSDPDSTDASSIEDNEDVYNTASLENCTAK; translated from the coding sequence CCTCACACCAGACTGGGGAAGCTGCTCACCTGCCACTCCGAGGAGGCCATCCTGGAACTGTGTGATGATTACAGCGTGGCCGATAAAGAGTACTATTTTGATCGGAACCCCTCCTTGTTCAGATATGTCTTGAATTTTTACTACACGGGGAAGCTGCACGTCATGGAGGAGCTGTGTGTGTTCTCCTTCTGCCAGGAGATCGAGTACTGGGGCATCAACGAGCTCTTCATTGACTCCTGTTGCAGTGGTCGCTACCAGGAACGCAAGGAGGAAAACCACGAGAAGGACTGGGACCAGAAAAGCAACGACGACGTGAGCACCGACTCCTCATTTGAAGAGTCCTCTCTGTTTGAGAAAGAGCTGGAGAAGTTTGACCAGCTGCGGTTCGGTCAGCTCCGGAAGAAAATCTGGATTCGAATGGAAAACCCTGGGTACTGCCTGTCTGCCAAGCTGATTGCCATCTCCTCCTTGAGCGTGGTGCTGGCCTCCATAGTGGCCATGTGTGTCCACAGCATGTCGGAGTTCCAGAATGAGGACGGGGAGGTGGACGACCCTGTGCTGGAGGGTGTGGAGATCGCCTGTATTGCTTGGTTCACTGGGGAGCTTGCCATCCGGCTGGTTGCTGCTCCCTGTCAAAAGAAATTCTGGAAGAATCCTCTGAACATAATTGACTTTGTCTCCATTATTCCTTTCTATGCCACATTGGCGGTAGACACCAAGGAAGAAGAGAGCGAGGACATTGAGAACATGGGCAAGGTGGTCCAGATCCTTCGCCTTATGAGGATTTTCCGAATTCTGAAGCTGGCCCGGCACTCCGTAGGACTTCGGTCTCTGGGGGCCACGCTGAGACACAGCTACCATGAAGTTGGGCTGCTGCTTCTCTTCCTGTCTGTCGGCATCTCCATCTTCTCCGTGCTTATCTACTCTGTGGAGAAAGATGACCACACATCCAGCCTCACCAGCATCCCCGTCTGCTGGTGGTGGGCCACCATCAGCATGACCACCGTGGGCTATGGAGACACCCATCCTGTCACCTTGGCCGGGAAGATTATCGCCAGCACGTGCATCATCTGCGGCATATTGGTGGTGGCCCTTCCTATCACCATCATCTTCAACAAGTTTTCCAAGTACTACCAGAAGCAAAAGGACATTGATGTGGACCAGTGCAGTGAGGACCCACCAGAGAAGTGTCATGAGCTACCTTACTTTAACATTAGGGACATTTATGCACAGCGGGTGCATGCCTTCATTACCAGTCTCTCTTCCGTGGGCATTGTGGTGAGCGATCCCGATTCCACAGACGCTTCGAGCATCGAAGACAATGAGGATGTTTATAACACCGCATCCTTGGAGAATTGCACAGCAAAATGA